The following are encoded together in the Alphaproteobacteria bacterium genome:
- a CDS encoding IS630 family transposase has protein sequence NRVFNSYDDIVDHCCDAWNKLIDQPWKIMSIGHRQWAHRS, from the coding sequence CCAACCGCGTCTTCAACTCATACGACGACATCGTCGACCACTGCTGTGACGCCTGGAACAAGCTCATCGATCAGCCCTGGAAAATCATGTCGATCGGACACAGGCAATGGGCACATAGGTCATGA
- a CDS encoding DUF2846 domain-containing protein has translation MRRLIFAMFGIIGVLALGACVQSPTASQSVLSLPPPQPGLGRVFFYRPGDIVGAWNQPIVLMNGRQAGQAKPARYFYIDAPPGNYVVQTVSDPNRRVSFALRPGTKVYVRLNNQFAGIAQVYPELVSEFEGLSGMQPLSYGG, from the coding sequence ATGCGACGGCTGATATTTGCCATGTTCGGCATAATCGGGGTTCTCGCCTTGGGTGCCTGTGTGCAGAGCCCGACGGCGTCCCAATCCGTACTGTCTTTGCCGCCGCCCCAGCCCGGTCTCGGCCGGGTCTTCTTTTATCGACCCGGTGATATCGTCGGCGCATGGAACCAGCCGATTGTGTTGATGAATGGGCGCCAGGCCGGCCAGGCGAAACCGGCACGTTATTTCTACATCGATGCGCCGCCTGGCAATTATGTCGTTCAAACCGTCAGCGATCCCAATCGCCGCGTCTCGTTCGCGTTGCGTCCCGGGACCAAGGTTTACGTTCGCCTCAACAACCAATTTGCCGGCATCGCTCAGGTTTATCCAGAACTGGTCAGCGAGTTCGAGGGCCTGAGCGGAATGCAACCGCTTTCCTATGGGGGCTAG
- a CDS encoding class I SAM-dependent RNA methyltransferase codes for MTESSVELMIESVGAKGDGIAQWQGRSVYVPYTAIGDRVAARVDGDRATIVEILEPGMGRQPPRCRHFGLCGGCALQHLDREAYHRWIESRIGSALARHGIEHPVLAPVVEVSPGSRRRVDLEAVRAGPGVQLGFSRRHSNHVVDVLECAVVEPGILAMLDPLRIVLSKIMSPRQRAAILVTHTDSGNDLLISAGWPLDLAATETLAGFAHDFDFARIAWRFDDRIETVISLRPPRITAGRYTVAIPPGAFLQPTVEGEEKLVSLIAASLSDAQRIADLYAGCGTFSVPLVRQGSVTSFEIDENAVAAIAKVADAHELGERLTARCRDLHRNPLTAIELESFDAVIFDPPRAGARAQAKEIAESSVSTVVAVSCNPETFARDARLLLHGGYRLLMVTPVDQFHWSAHIELVASFEKSRNGARTKASA; via the coding sequence ATGACTGAGAGCTCGGTCGAACTCATGATCGAATCGGTGGGCGCGAAAGGCGATGGAATTGCGCAGTGGCAAGGCCGATCGGTCTACGTCCCCTACACGGCGATCGGCGACCGGGTTGCCGCCAGGGTCGACGGTGATCGGGCCACGATCGTTGAAATCCTGGAGCCGGGTATGGGAAGGCAACCCCCGCGGTGCCGCCATTTTGGCCTGTGCGGCGGTTGCGCCCTGCAACACCTGGATCGCGAGGCTTATCACCGTTGGATCGAGAGCCGGATTGGCAGCGCCCTGGCTCGGCATGGCATCGAACACCCCGTGCTCGCGCCCGTGGTCGAGGTCTCACCCGGTTCTCGCCGTCGCGTGGATCTGGAAGCAGTTCGAGCGGGGCCCGGGGTGCAATTGGGTTTCAGCCGGCGCCATTCGAACCATGTCGTGGATGTCCTCGAGTGCGCGGTGGTGGAGCCAGGCATCCTGGCCATGTTGGATCCGCTGCGTATCGTACTGAGCAAGATCATGAGCCCCCGCCAGCGCGCGGCGATACTGGTCACCCATACTGACAGCGGCAACGACTTGCTTATTTCTGCCGGATGGCCGCTCGATCTGGCCGCGACCGAGACCTTGGCCGGGTTCGCTCACGATTTTGATTTCGCTCGTATTGCCTGGCGCTTTGATGATCGCATCGAGACCGTCATTTCCCTTCGGCCGCCACGCATCACCGCTGGGCGATATACTGTCGCCATTCCGCCGGGTGCATTCTTGCAGCCAACCGTCGAAGGCGAGGAAAAGCTCGTCTCACTGATCGCCGCTTCACTCAGCGATGCCCAACGTATCGCGGATCTTTATGCGGGTTGTGGAACTTTCTCCGTTCCGCTGGTCCGACAAGGTTCCGTTACATCCTTCGAAATCGATGAGAATGCGGTGGCGGCGATTGCGAAAGTTGCCGACGCGCACGAGTTGGGGGAGCGCTTGACCGCGCGATGCCGAGATCTCCACCGCAATCCGTTAACCGCTATCGAACTCGAGAGTTTCGATGCCGTCATTTTCGACCCGCCGCGTGCTGGGGCCCGCGCCCAGGCAAAGGAAATCGCCGAGTCTTCGGTGTCGACTGTCGTCGCAGTATCGTGCAATCCGGAGACATTCGCTCGCGATGCGCGGCTGTTGCTCCATGGTGGTTATCGCCTATTGATGGTGACGCCGGTTGATCAATTCCATTGGTCTGCTCATATCGAGTTGGTGGCGTCGTTTGAAAAATCGCGAAATGGTGCGCGGACCAAGGCTTCGGCCTGA
- a CDS encoding TlyA family RNA methyltransferase — MVKKARADQLLVQRGLADSGTKANALILAGVVFSADRRIDKPGRAIPIDAPLEIRGKDHPWVSRGGIKLAHALQHFAIDPSGSTAIDIGASTGGFTDVLLAGQARRVYAVDVGSGQLDWRLRNDPRVVVLERVNARHLTNDEIPEAVDLIVCDTSFIGLRTVLPATLALAAPGARLVALIKPQFEAGRERVGKGGVVRDPAVHLDVCRKIETWLSDQNEWEVLGVTASPIEGPKGNKEFLIAARRHD, encoded by the coding sequence ATGGTCAAGAAGGCGCGCGCAGATCAGTTGCTGGTGCAGCGTGGCCTCGCCGACAGCGGAACCAAGGCCAATGCCCTTATACTGGCGGGCGTCGTGTTCAGCGCCGATCGGCGCATCGACAAACCGGGCCGTGCCATTCCAATAGACGCACCCCTCGAAATACGCGGCAAGGACCATCCCTGGGTCTCGCGCGGCGGCATCAAGCTCGCCCATGCATTGCAACATTTCGCTATCGATCCGAGCGGGAGCACCGCTATCGATATCGGCGCGTCGACCGGTGGGTTTACCGATGTCCTCCTGGCGGGCCAGGCTCGGCGCGTTTACGCGGTCGACGTTGGTAGCGGCCAGCTCGATTGGCGTCTCCGCAATGATCCTCGTGTCGTCGTGCTCGAGCGCGTCAACGCCCGGCATTTGACGAACGATGAAATCCCCGAGGCCGTCGATCTCATCGTGTGCGATACAAGCTTCATCGGCCTGCGAACGGTGCTGCCGGCGACCTTGGCGCTTGCCGCGCCTGGCGCTCGGCTTGTGGCGCTGATTAAGCCCCAGTTCGAGGCCGGTCGAGAACGCGTCGGTAAGGGGGGCGTTGTTCGTGATCCGGCCGTGCATCTTGACGTTTGCCGCAAGATTGAAACTTGGCTGAGCGACCAGAATGAATGGGAAGTTCTCGGTGTCACGGCGAGTCCAATCGAGGGGCCAAAGGGAAACAAGGAATTCCTGATCGCGGCGCGGCGCCATGACTGA
- the dxs gene encoding 1-deoxy-D-xylulose-5-phosphate synthase: MQSKTPLLDAVNEPSDCRSFSMPQLRQLADELRKETIDAVSITGGHLGAGLGVVELTVAIHHLFDTPGDRLIWDVGHQSYPHKILTGRRDRIRTLRQGGGLSGFTKRSESEYDPFGAAHSSTSISSGLGMAVARDLQGRHSNVVAVIGDGALSAGMAYEAMNNAGALKSRLIVILNDNDMSIAPPVGAMSAYLSRLISSKSYQSLRHIGKEVAKKFPKRLKTAARRAEEYARGMVTGGTLFEELGFYYVGPIDGHNLDHLIPVLRNVRDAEDGPVLVHVVTQKGKGYEPAERSADKYHGVSKFDVVTGEQKKSAANAPSYTKVFANALIQEAEKDDRIVAINGAMPSGTGLDLFAKAYPDRCFDVGIAEQHAVTFAAGLATEGMRPFVAIYSTFLQRAYDQIVHDVAIQRLPVRFAIDRAGYVGADGQTHCGAFDIAYLGTLPEFVLMAAGDEAELVHMVATAASIDDRPSAFRYPRGEGVGVDMPDVGVPFEIGKGRVLREGATVAILSFGARLKDALLAAEDLAARGLSTTVADARFAKPLDCDLVERLAREHEVLITIEEGSIGGFGTQVLHHLAQLGALDRGLKIRPMIMPDAFLDHDSPAKQVALAGLDAKAIVATALCALGQEPAFVEGVRA, from the coding sequence ATGCAGTCTAAGACGCCGTTGCTCGATGCCGTAAATGAGCCTTCCGATTGCCGTTCATTCTCCATGCCCCAATTGCGTCAGCTGGCCGATGAGCTGCGGAAAGAGACCATCGACGCGGTCTCGATCACCGGCGGTCATCTTGGCGCGGGACTCGGTGTCGTCGAACTGACCGTCGCTATTCACCACCTCTTTGACACGCCGGGCGACCGGTTGATCTGGGACGTCGGGCATCAATCCTATCCGCATAAGATTTTGACCGGCCGTCGCGATCGTATTCGGACTCTGCGACAAGGCGGCGGGTTGTCGGGTTTTACCAAGCGTTCGGAGAGCGAATACGATCCCTTCGGCGCGGCGCACAGTTCGACCTCGATTTCCTCGGGTTTGGGGATGGCTGTGGCCCGCGACCTCCAAGGCCGCCACAGCAACGTGGTCGCTGTCATTGGCGATGGCGCTTTGAGCGCGGGCATGGCGTACGAAGCGATGAACAACGCGGGTGCCCTAAAGAGTCGCCTGATCGTTATTCTGAACGATAACGATATGTCGATCGCCCCGCCGGTCGGTGCCATGAGCGCCTATCTGTCGCGCCTGATTTCGTCGAAGTCCTACCAATCGTTGCGCCACATCGGGAAGGAAGTGGCGAAGAAGTTTCCAAAGCGGTTGAAGACGGCGGCCCGGCGGGCCGAGGAATATGCCCGCGGCATGGTCACCGGCGGTACGCTGTTCGAGGAGTTGGGCTTTTATTATGTCGGTCCGATCGACGGCCACAATCTGGACCACTTGATTCCGGTTCTCCGCAATGTCCGCGATGCGGAGGATGGCCCGGTTTTGGTTCATGTCGTGACACAGAAGGGCAAGGGCTATGAGCCAGCCGAGCGATCGGCGGACAAATACCACGGTGTCAGCAAGTTCGATGTCGTTACCGGCGAGCAAAAGAAATCGGCGGCGAATGCACCGAGCTACACCAAGGTCTTTGCGAATGCACTGATCCAGGAAGCTGAAAAGGACGACCGCATCGTGGCCATCAATGGCGCGATGCCGTCAGGGACCGGGCTCGACCTGTTTGCCAAGGCCTATCCGGACCGTTGTTTCGATGTCGGGATTGCCGAGCAGCACGCGGTGACTTTCGCGGCCGGGCTCGCGACCGAAGGAATGCGCCCCTTCGTCGCCATCTACTCCACGTTTCTGCAACGCGCATACGACCAGATTGTCCACGATGTTGCCATTCAGCGCTTGCCGGTCCGCTTCGCGATCGACCGCGCCGGTTATGTCGGCGCCGACGGGCAAACCCATTGCGGCGCGTTTGATATCGCCTATCTCGGAACCTTGCCGGAGTTCGTTCTGATGGCCGCTGGCGACGAGGCAGAGTTGGTGCACATGGTGGCGACGGCCGCCTCGATCGATGACCGGCCCAGTGCCTTTCGTTATCCGCGCGGCGAGGGCGTGGGCGTCGATATGCCCGATGTTGGTGTGCCGTTTGAGATCGGCAAGGGCCGCGTCCTGAGGGAAGGCGCGACGGTCGCGATCCTCTCGTTTGGCGCCAGACTCAAGGACGCGCTGTTGGCGGCCGAAGATTTGGCGGCCCGCGGTCTGTCGACGACGGTGGCCGATGCGCGATTCGCCAAACCGCTCGATTGTGATCTTGTCGAAAGATTGGCGCGCGAGCACGAAGTTTTGATTACCATCGAGGAAGGTTCGATCGGTGGTTTCGGCACCCAAGTGCTACACCATCTTGCCCAATTGGGCGCCTTGGATAGAGGGCTGAAGATCCGGCCTATGATTATGCCGGATGCCTTCCTCGACCACGATTCGCCGGCCAAACAGGTCGCGTTGGCGGGTCTCGACGCGAAGGCAATCGTCGCCACCGCCTTGTGCGCGTTGGGTCAGGAACCTGCCTTCGTAGAGGGCGTTCGAGCCTAA
- a CDS encoding polyprenyl synthetase family protein has translation MMAADTRFSMAMAEASESVEDTIRHLLPNGDGPEARLFEAMRYSCLNGGKRLRPFLVLCSSRLFDVDERCTLRAAVAVEFIHCYSLVHDDLPAMDDDDLRRGRPTLHIEFDEASAILAGDALQTLAFEVLAHPETHDDPAVRCELITALSRATGAEGMAGGQMFDLAAETETFDIGQITRLQQMKTGRLIAFGCEAGGILGRASTDARHALHAYAHDLGLAFQIADDLLDEEGSEEEVGKKVGKDAAAGKATFVSILGAERARKQAHMLIDQAIAHLDIFGDTAELMRDVARFVVERRT, from the coding sequence ATGATGGCCGCGGATACGCGTTTTAGCATGGCGATGGCCGAGGCGTCGGAGTCGGTCGAGGATACCATTCGTCATTTGCTGCCCAATGGTGATGGGCCGGAGGCCCGCCTATTCGAGGCGATGCGTTATAGCTGCCTGAACGGCGGCAAGAGATTGCGCCCGTTTCTGGTCCTTTGTTCGTCGCGTCTTTTCGATGTCGATGAACGGTGCACGCTTCGCGCCGCCGTCGCGGTCGAGTTCATTCATTGCTACTCGCTCGTGCATGACGACTTGCCGGCCATGGACGATGATGATTTGCGCCGCGGCCGCCCGACGCTGCACATCGAGTTTGACGAGGCGTCGGCAATATTGGCGGGGGATGCCTTGCAGACCTTGGCGTTCGAGGTTCTTGCCCATCCCGAGACCCACGACGATCCTGCCGTCCGCTGCGAACTAATTACCGCCCTATCCAGGGCGACCGGGGCAGAGGGTATGGCCGGGGGGCAAATGTTCGATTTGGCGGCGGAGACCGAGACCTTCGATATCGGACAAATTACCCGGTTGCAGCAGATGAAAACCGGCCGGCTGATCGCGTTCGGCTGCGAGGCGGGGGGAATTCTGGGGCGCGCATCGACGGATGCGCGACATGCCCTTCACGCCTATGCCCATGACCTCGGCCTGGCCTTTCAAATCGCCGATGACCTCCTTGATGAAGAGGGAAGCGAGGAAGAGGTTGGCAAGAAGGTCGGAAAGGATGCGGCCGCCGGAAAGGCGACTTTTGTCTCGATTCTTGGCGCCGAAAGGGCACGGAAACAGGCCCATATGCTGATCGACCAGGCGATTGCGCATTTGGATATTTTTGGCGACACTGCGGAACTCATGCGAGATGTCGCGCGATTCGTTGTCGAGCGCAGGACCTAA
- a CDS encoding exodeoxyribonuclease VII small subunit produces MPSSKALPDIAKMSFEQALAELETIVRGLEEGKSQLDEAIKSYERGAALKKHCETKLREAQAKIDKIVESANGAISTEPYESE; encoded by the coding sequence ATGCCCAGCAGCAAGGCACTTCCGGATATTGCCAAAATGAGTTTCGAACAGGCGCTGGCCGAACTCGAAACCATCGTTCGCGGGCTGGAAGAAGGGAAGAGTCAGCTGGACGAGGCGATTAAATCCTACGAACGCGGGGCCGCTCTCAAGAAACACTGCGAAACAAAGCTTCGCGAGGCGCAAGCGAAAATCGACAAGATCGTGGAGAGTGCGAACGGCGCGATATCCACTGAGCCCTACGAGTCGGAATGA
- a CDS encoding histone deacetylase family protein — protein MGTQLYTHDACARHDTGPHHVEQIARLEAVLSALKGEAFADLEIVTAPRATPQTLMLAHPEPFVQRILELVPSSGFAQADPDTVVSPESGEAALRAAGAVCAAVDAVIEGHAKNAFCAVRPPGHHAESNRAMGFCLFNNVAIGAFHSRTKHGLSRVAVVDFDVHHGNGTQALFWNDRDAYFGSTHQMPLYPGTGAISETGVGNIFNAPLRPDDGSQAFRTAMKERVLPALDAFEPELILISAGFDAHRDDPLGGLNLVEDDFAWVTRELMDIAEKHCAGRVVSALEGGYNLSALGASAAAHVDALMEA, from the coding sequence ATGGGCACCCAGTTGTATACTCACGACGCCTGTGCGCGCCATGATACGGGCCCCCACCACGTCGAACAGATTGCCCGTCTCGAAGCCGTGCTCAGCGCCCTGAAAGGCGAGGCGTTCGCAGATCTCGAGATCGTCACGGCACCGCGTGCGACACCCCAGACGCTGATGCTCGCCCATCCCGAGCCCTTCGTTCAGCGGATCCTTGAGCTTGTCCCGTCGAGCGGATTCGCCCAGGCCGACCCCGATACGGTTGTCTCGCCGGAGTCGGGCGAAGCTGCTCTCCGGGCCGCCGGCGCCGTGTGCGCGGCGGTCGATGCGGTCATCGAGGGCCACGCGAAAAACGCGTTCTGCGCCGTGCGGCCGCCAGGACACCACGCCGAATCGAATCGGGCCATGGGCTTCTGCCTCTTCAACAATGTGGCCATCGGTGCCTTTCACTCGCGTACGAAACATGGCCTGAGCCGTGTGGCGGTGGTCGATTTCGACGTTCATCACGGCAATGGCACGCAGGCGCTATTTTGGAACGATCGTGATGCGTATTTCGGCTCCACCCATCAGATGCCCCTCTATCCGGGCACCGGGGCCATTTCGGAAACCGGGGTCGGCAACATCTTCAATGCGCCGTTGCGGCCGGATGACGGCTCGCAGGCCTTTCGGACGGCGATGAAGGAACGAGTCTTGCCCGCGCTCGACGCCTTCGAACCGGAGCTCATTCTGATTTCGGCGGGATTCGACGCCCATCGCGATGATCCGCTCGGCGGTCTGAATCTGGTTGAGGACGATTTTGCCTGGGTGACCCGCGAGTTGATGGACATCGCCGAAAAGCATTGCGCGGGACGGGTTGTTTCGGCGCTCGAAGGTGGCTACAACCTGTCGGCTCTCGGCGCCAGTGCGGCCGCCCATGTGGACGCCTTGATGGAAGCCTAG
- a CDS encoding efflux RND transporter periplasmic adaptor subunit, with protein MQRSLLLCVLVALLVTAAPIAHAQEMEAAVIKVDPVRTEPLAQTAPIIGRLVALQSGVIAARAEGPILEVLVEVGDRVGQGDVLAVLDTEQLVLDRDLRAAQVDAARAALAASESSLKLSRQELARLEKLRKSGSAAFPRARFDDVQEAVVGAQRQVARSHALLNQAQSQLQMSEMYLGRAMIRAPYPGIVTARHVAAGAWLDIGEPVVDMLNDTNLEIEADVPSDRIDGLDPGVPVAVTLDDGTKHTAIVRAVVTNENPLTRTRPVRFTPEIGEVSRALAVNQSLTVYLPVGKPRQIVSVHKDAIVNQQGNSLVYIVEDDAANVRPVQLGVAVGGRFEVLQGLEPGDLVVVRGNERLRPGQKVRIERES; from the coding sequence TTGCAACGCTCCCTTTTGTTGTGCGTATTGGTTGCGCTTCTCGTCACCGCGGCGCCGATTGCCCATGCGCAGGAGATGGAAGCGGCCGTCATCAAGGTCGATCCCGTACGGACCGAGCCCCTTGCACAAACCGCGCCGATTATTGGCAGGCTCGTCGCCCTACAGTCTGGGGTCATCGCCGCCCGCGCCGAAGGTCCGATATTGGAAGTGCTGGTCGAAGTCGGCGACCGGGTTGGTCAAGGCGATGTGCTGGCCGTCTTGGACACTGAGCAATTGGTCCTCGACCGCGACCTCCGCGCAGCCCAGGTCGATGCCGCTCGGGCCGCCTTGGCTGCATCCGAATCGAGTCTGAAACTCTCGCGGCAGGAACTGGCCCGGTTGGAGAAATTGCGGAAATCGGGGTCGGCTGCATTTCCGCGCGCGCGCTTCGACGATGTGCAGGAAGCCGTTGTCGGGGCGCAGCGACAGGTCGCCCGCTCCCACGCCCTCCTCAACCAGGCCCAGTCCCAGCTGCAGATGTCGGAAATGTATCTCGGCCGGGCGATGATCCGTGCACCCTATCCCGGCATCGTCACCGCCCGTCATGTCGCCGCCGGGGCGTGGCTTGATATCGGCGAGCCGGTTGTCGACATGCTGAACGACACCAACTTGGAAATCGAGGCCGACGTCCCCTCAGACCGAATTGACGGGCTCGATCCCGGCGTTCCGGTCGCGGTAACGCTTGACGACGGCACCAAGCACACCGCCATCGTCCGCGCCGTTGTCACAAACGAGAACCCATTGACGCGAACGCGCCCGGTGCGCTTCACCCCCGAAATCGGCGAGGTAAGCCGGGCGCTCGCCGTCAATCAAAGTCTCACCGTCTACCTACCGGTCGGTAAACCGCGCCAGATCGTCTCCGTCCACAAAGACGCAATTGTCAACCAACAGGGCAATTCTTTGGTCTACATCGTCGAGGATGACGCGGCGAATGTTCGTCCGGTCCAGCTCGGTGTTGCTGTCGGCGGCCGGTTCGAAGTGCTGCAGGGATTGGAACCCGGTGACCTCGTTGTCGTGCGCGGCAATGAGCGCCTGCGCCCGGGCCAGAAGGTACGCATCGAGCGAGAGTCCTGA